The DNA segment tttttacagCCTGGTAAATTattcaaccgctaagttacatggatgtaaagaAAGCAACGCCGGGGACGaaccgacagaaagatacacgtacaaatgtgacctcgtgtgtaccgttggcgatttttttcctgtgtcttcccttctctggatctttccttctcctatgtttccaacgacgagcttctttcctgagcatccaatatatttgttccacgtcctcgcgttgtttttttttgttttgttctttcttgtttggattaactttatatatatatatataatatatatatatatatacatacaattatatatatatatattatatatatatacaataatatatatataatatatatatatatatatatatatatatatatatatatacatatacacacacacaaacatacacacacacacacatatgtatacaggcaacaagcttcctttcagtttccatctaccaaatccactcacaaagctttggtcagtccgcggctacagtggaagacactcgcccaaggtcccatgaagtgaacccggaaccatatggttgagaaggacACTTCTTCCCATACATCCGTGCCTGCGCCTATGCGCCAATATACTTGTGATCCATATATCATTTGGttatatttgagggagatttggctgctatttcgccGTGGCTCGGCAACTGAggttgtttttattgctgttgtttgtaaTAGAATGAGTCGCAATAATTGGATTTCTTGAAGTCACTGATGTTAATGGACACaaaaaagcggtgagctggcagaatcgttagcatgccggacaaagtgcttagcggtgttttgtccgtctttacgttctgattccaaattccgacgaggttgactttttctttcatctttccgaaattgataaaataagcatcaattgAACACACGTATGACTACAGCCGCACGgcggaaataagtaaaataaataaaaaatatatatatacacacacacacacacacacacacacacacacataaagttagagagagagtaaagtttaTTTACTAACACAATGTGGCAGTACTACTTTTTAAAACCATGTTCGCTTAAAAAGTCATGTATGCCAAAATCACACTGCCTTCGTTTACAAAACCAGAGGGCAGTGTTCTAATTCGCGTTCTGCGGACGAGAAATTATCTAAGCATAAttttacatttgtaaatatatatacatatatattatatatatatatatatatatacatatacacaacatatatatatacatatataatatatatatatatatatatatatatatatatatatatacatatacacacacatatatatatatatatacatatacacacacatatatatatacatatacatatacacacacatatatatacatatacatatataccacatatttctatatatatatatatataccacacacacacacacatatatatatatacatacatacatacacaaacacatatacatatatacatatataattgactCAACAAAAAGGGGTACGgctggttgtttattttttaatcactacaattgtttccacgcaatgtagttctccaggagtgcaggtacttgattatgcaactgtttccccGCATTATGAGATCATgatgtgtttcctcaggcgatatataGGGTGGACGTACTTTATATTGTACTGTACTATGTTCTTAACataatataccataactatacatacatacatacatacatacatacatacatacatacatatgtgtatgtatatgtatgtatgtatgtatgtatatatttgactgcggccatgctggagcactgcctttagtcgagcaaatcgactaaagtactaggcttataaattctagtacttattctatcgatctcttttgccgaaccgctacgtgacggggacgtaaacacaccagcatcggttgtcaagtgatgttgggagaacacacaaacatatacacatacatacatacatacatacatacatacatacatacatatatataaagatgagaatgtgtgtctgtctgtgtgtctgtgtgaaaccttaaatcttgagaagtacacaaccaatttcatttaaattttacgcatgccttatttagggtccatgtagtgtcataggccaaaaaaattttaacttcttgccttgtacatacatagataatatatatatatatatatatatatatatatatatatatatatatatagtgaaggtgcatggctcagtggttagagtgtcgagcttacgatcgtgaggtgtgagctcgaatcccggaccgggctgcgtgttgtgtcttgagcaaggcactttattcacgttgctccagttcactcagctgtagaaatgagttgcaacgtcactggtgcaagctgtatcggcccctttgcctttcccttggatacactggtggcgtggagaggggaggctggtatgcatgggcgactgctggtcttccataaacaaccttgcccggacttgtgtctaggagggtaactttctaggtgcaatcccatggtcattcatgactgaagggggtctttaccctttatatatatatatatatatatatatatgtatttatatgtatctgcacaaatgtatatatatagatgtatatatatatatatacagatgtgtatatatatatatatatatatatatatatatatagagagagagagagagagagagatgtatatatatgcatgtacatttatagatgtatatgtatacatgtatatgtatagatgtctgtctgtgtgtctgtgtgaatccctaaaacttgagaactacacaaccaatttcattcaaattttacacttaCATTATtgagggtccatgtagtgtcatagtcccaaaaaatttttaacttcttgccttgCGCGAGCCCAGAACAATATCATATgtcctccactatttcagtattacgtgttaaaagtgaaacaataacatctctctaatgtaatttcagatattttcaatttaatactgaaactattaaagtgaaactattatctcacatatatataggcatacatacatacatacatataatatatatattatgcatatatatatattatatatatatatatatatatatatattatatatatatatatatatatatatatatatacatcttcaaaaatgtatatatatatagctgtgtatatatacatgtatatatatatatatatatccctgagatgtacatatatatagatgtacatgtaatatgtacatatctatctatctatctctctttctatctatcgatctatatatatatatatatatatttatatgcccagtggttagggcaggactcgcggtcataggatcgcggtttcgattcccagaccgggcgttgtgagtgtttattgagcgaaaacacctaaaagctccacgaggctccggcaggggtggtgatccctgctgtactttttctcccactctttcttctgtcggcctgctcgcttagccagcggggtgacgtcattcgaaggctaaaacaatgcaaacgcattgtgaccagcgatgtgtaactacatctgatggtctggtcggtcacgtgatcacgtgatatatattatttatatatatatatatatatatatatatatatatatatatatatatttaatatatatatttatgatatatatatatagtatatatatatatatatagatatatttatatattacacacatatatacatgcatacatatatacgcccatgcaaacacacatacacacagacagaccaaccaaagccttgtgggtggattttgacagaaactgaaagaaatcaatcgtatatatgtatatatatgtaagtgtatgtgtgtctttgtctctgtgtttcccCCTcttcactgcttcacaactgctgttcgtttatttacacccccataacttactggtttcacaagaagaaactgatagaataagtactgggcttacaaaagaataagtcccgggtcgagttgcttgattaaaggcggtgctccagcatgttatGTGGTAAGGTTTTGGTAAGAATCTCActtcacttggaaacaggtaaggattggcaacaggaagggcatccagctgtagaatatcTGCCTCTGTATAATCCATCTGATCCATtgaagcatggaaaattggatgttaaaatgatgacaatgatgacggtcTGTCTTGTTCCGTAAAGGAGCTTCTACACAGGTTACAGaagctgctggaaatagcagccaaatatttctgaaatattaaataaaggaTATTGAACCATGTACTTGCTCTCAAAGCAAGTGGTCCCGTGGCATCTTAagccaatgtcttctactacaaccctgggccaactaaagccttgtggggagatttggtaggtggaaagtgtatcatgtatacaattatgtgtgtctttgtgtttctcctccCCTCCCTGCCATACTGCATGTGACTATggttgttagtttgtttacatccttgtgacATAGTGGTTGGTCCAAAGAGACTCATAGAATATGTAGCAAACTTAAATATAAGTAGAGGGGTTGATTGAACCATTTAAagaagtactccagcatggccacagttgctGGCACTCTATGTTTTAGTTTATCCAATCAACTGAAAagcctgctcatggaattaacatgcaaatggctgagtattccacagacatgtggacCCTTAATATAGTCTTCAGGGAGGCACAGCATGACACGGATGGTgagaagactggccctttgaattacaggtgaaaCTCATTTTTGACACCTGAGTGGACTTAttgcaaagtgaaataaaatggctTGGAGACTCATTGCACCACTGtgtatcgaactcacaactttacaatTGTGAgtgaaataccctaaccactaagccatgccacTTCACAGGTGAAACTAgtgaaaggagagaagagaaagaaaacagataaataattaGAGAAAGGTAAAAATGATTCATCTCTATACAGAATGTTGTAAAACTTTCAATGCCTCAATGGATTCTGCCCCATGCAAACGTAGATATTAAATGGGTGTCAATTGATGTTGTAAAATTGAATAACTCTGTTGTTTAACTATCCACTTTATCTTACTGCCtcttttcctatttcagaatatcacatcgTGTCGacataaaagaaatttcttcattcagaCGTGCCTCTGATGTTTTTATTGACTTTGCTTGACTGAAGGACGTCCACAAGaaacattcatcaatacatcaacctCTTAATATAAATTAGATCTTCAACAAATGATGGGAAAAAATTTCTGGACATTGTAATTAACAACAACATTGTTTTTCTCCACAGTCTGGAATGTAGATGAGATTATCAGTTAACAGGTTGATTAACATTGGATAACTTTACAAAAGATTTGACAgtttacattttctattttagACATTAAGTAAAATCACAAACGAAAGAAACATAAGATTAAATTATTCTCTGGAAATAGTGACACAACTAAACACTAACATCCACAGAATTTTGAAGAACACACTATTATTGTGATATTTATGACAGATTATTCTCTCATAATGAATAATTTGACTGAACCAAAAACCCCTGATACaaaagagaagccatatcattgtgatatctgtggtaaatcattttctaattgtggtaacttgactaaacacaaacgtacacatacaggagggaaaccatatcactgtgatgtctgtggtaaatcattctcgcaAAATGGTCATTTGACTCATCAAAaacatattcatactggggaaaaaccatatcagtgtaataTCTATGGTAAATCAGTTCCTGAGTCTGCTCCCTTGAGatcacacaaacgtgttcatacaggagagaagccatatcactgtgatgtctgtgataaATCGTTCGCTAGCAATAGTCACTTAAttcgtcacaaacgtattcatactggggaaaaaaaccatatcactgtgatatctgtggtaaattatttccTGAGTGTGCTCCCTTGAGATCACaaaaacgtgttcatacaggagagaagccatatcactgtgatatttgtggtaggTCATTCTCTCAAATGAGTAActtgactacacacacatacacacatacaggagagaagccatttcattgtgatatctgtgataaatcgttCGCTAGCAATAGTGTATTGACTAATCACAAATGCAGTCATACTGGGGAAAATCCATATCAGTgtaatatctgcggtaaatcattttccAGAACTGACACTGTCActcgtcacaaacgtattcatactggggaaaaaccgtataattgtgatatctgtggtaaatcattttctcaaggTGGTGACGTgcttaaacacaaacgtactcatacaggtgagaagccctatcattgtactatctgtggtagatcatttTCTGGAAGTAGTGACTTGattaatcacaaacgtattcatacaggagagaaaccatatcattgtaatatctgtggtaaatcattttctgaaagtagCACTTTAACTaggcataaacgtattcataagggagagaagccatattttTGTAATATCTGTTATAAAGCATTCTCTACAAATAGCCATTTGATTAGTCACAAACGTATTTACACTAAGGGAAaacccatatcagtgtgatatttgtggtaaatcgttttctcaAAACAGGACTTTAAAtaatcacagacgtattcatacaggagagaagccatatcattgttatatttgtggtaaatcattctcccaaagTGGGGTCTtgtctaaacacaaacgtacccaTACAGGGAAGAAACCACATGATTGTGATatctggtgaatcattctctagcAATAGTAACAAgcatattcatactggggaaaaaaaccatatcaatgtcatatctgtggtaaaccattctctGCAAATGGCCTCTTAAGTACTCgtgagtattcatacacaagtgTAACTGTATCagtattaaaatttattacaacacgacaacaattatgaatattttgtctgctaaaagacagggtttattcctcttcaagcttgacattatcaacttcagtttcttggatgtcaacatgaaattcatgaatcacaacttcaatatcgtttatatatctaaatacatcaacacagagatgactttggtttctgaagatgattgtgctggatttttgaggaattttttttgagagaataaaggaatgggaataaggaataaaagttttaagtgacattgattttgtctttgttgtgttttcatcatcatcatcttcatcatcctctaacatccattttctttGCAGGCTTGGATGGAAAGTGTGACAGgtgctggcaagccagagtgctGCTCCAGGTTCCACTCAGATTTCGTTTGGTTTCTTTGGCTGTATTCCCTTAAGATACGTagtttataaatatgcctgtacCATAACAGCATGAAACTAGTAGTAGctcttttggttatgtatttagtttgagatatatatgtatttgtgtgaacaCACCTGATtactaaaataaatgtatacaaatcttGTATTCGAAGCATTTTTCTGAATGGGGTAGTGGCATGGACTCCCTTTTGCAGACAAATAAGAAAAACTTGAAACTTTTCGCATGTGTGCAACACATGCAGCAAAATGGCAAGATAAGACATCAAATGTCAAAATCCTAGAAATGTGTGATATGTCCAGTATCCATAGCATGCTGATGAGAATTCAGTGCAGAGGGGTAGGacatgttttcatcatcatcatcatcgtttagcgtccgctttccatgctggcatgggttggacggttcaactggggtctgggaagccagaaggctgcgccaggcccagtctgggctggcaatgtttctacggctggatgcccttcctaacgtcaaccgctccatgagtttagtgggtgctttttatgtgccagacgaggatggcaaacggccacgatcggatggtgctttttacgtgccactggcatggaagccagtcggggcggtgctggcaacagccacgttcggatgattctcttatgttccaccagcactggtatcacagctacaatttccattgatgttcatcgattttggtttgattttcacttgcctcaacaggtcttcacaagtagagttttgtgccccaagaaggaaaggtatgtataagtggactgaggccatgggttatggtctcacttgtcctgccgggtcttctcacacacagcatacttccataggtctcggtctctagtcatttcctcggtcaGACCTAGAGTTcgatggtcgtgcttcaccacctcatcccaggttttcctgggtctatctctttcACTTTACAAGTGAAAAATGACAGCATTATGAAACTTTTAACACATGATAAGACGATTCCTCTCCAGTCCTATGGCGTTGTAAACTTGTGTGAGCTCATGACAACGGATCATCTTTTAGCGTTGGGTCCTGAGACGCTCCTTCAGCGCTTGGATACACCAATGTTCAGCTTATTTTTGCTGTAGCATCCAGTTTTCTGAGGGAACAACGAGGATTTCACTGTATCTTCTGTTTGGTATAATTGACAAGTTGAAGGGTCTGCACATTTCTTTTTTGGCCACGTCCAGGGCAACCGGCTGTGGGaccagtctcttgaaatttcttgacaattttctTGACTGTTGTTCGGTTACTTTTAAGCATTTCTTTGCTATAGTTGTATTACTTTCGCCTCCTTGGAGAGTATTATGATTGAATTTCGGTCTGTAGCCATTATCTAATCTATAAGTGTGAATTTATTTGGTCTGaagcaaacacaagacacactaagcttttacaatgatgtataattttcatatcttatcgcATCTATTGATTGTTATTAAAGTCCAAAAATTGGTGGCTTTAATTTCGGAACaacctgttcacacacacacattatcattatctccttctctctccctcccattccccatctctttctctctcactctctctctctctttgtatatatatatatgtggaggcgcaatggcccagtggttagggcagcggactcgcggtttcgattcctagaccgggcgttgtgagtgtttattgaacgaaaacacctaaaagttccacgaggctctggcagggggtggtgatccctgatgtactcttacacaattctttcttctgttggcctgctcgcttagccagcggggtggcgtcattcgaaggctaaaacaatgcgaactcattgtgaccagtgatgtgtaacatctgatggtctggtcaatcacaaaaaagaaaatatatatatatatatatatatatatatatacacatacatatatatatacacatacatatatatatatatatatatatacatctatatatatatatatatatatatatatatatatatatatatattatatatatatatatattatatatatatatatatatgttgattcgttagctcttgcacgcatttttttctctccttgtttctctccttgtttcttttctgtgtatctttctgtcgaagagcgtaggctcgaaacgtaaaagccttgttttatttctattcctgagtgccatactaatacaattgtttgtttgtactccacctgccttcgtcttttgtttattttcgtaaagcttcctgatatatatatatatatatatatatatatatatatatatatatatatatatatatatatatatatatatatatatatatatatatatatatatatatatatataagtagttgaatgaattatcttatagataattcggttaaccgatacctgggtaacAAATTCACggcagaaaaacacggttgaagctacatgccaagggcagagatcacgtgcaatcgtgtggaaatttgtgtgtttttttaatacaaataaatgaaagaatggagttgaacgacgatttaacaaaattcctctattttcgacatatgtttcgaagtctgcatattcctaatttcgaaggaataaggagtgcattatgccgccttctcatcaggaaaaacaaggaacttatgtcagcatcaagatgaacaaaaattcttagatgactgcccacacggagcccatagcgataatgatgcagacataagttccttgtttttcctgatgagaaggcggcataatgcaccctttattccttcgaaattaggaatatgcagccttcgaaacatatgtcaaaaataaggaattttgttaaatcgtcgttcaactccaatctttcatttatttatatacacacacacacacacacacatatatatatatatatatatatatatatataatatatatatatatatatatatatatatatatatatatatatatatatacatacatacatatatatctctatatataaaactgaaatgcgtttttaccgcttggatcgctttcaatgccactacgtcccgtccgattcgctccaaaatttacagggacatgtagaatgaggtgacgatgcccgtgggctaccttagaaatccctatcttaaaaggtgtggttgctaggggccatcttcctcactcacgctatttcctctattcccctctaactccccttcatttataactttgacaagtccactcccgttatttaatgtaaagttcgTCAGACGGtgttctttgatgtatctgtctgcattcatagggagaattatcatcgccacacgccaccaccaacacacaatcatgagaacaaatattatgaatcagatattgtTCTTTCCACTCTTCCCatcactttttcactcactctatttcctcacagcgctttcacacacacacactctctctctctctctctctctctctctctctctctctctctctacgcgcCTATcgagcaaatacaaacagaacacgcCAACGTGCGTTCGTGTTCTGGTGATAACGTAGGTTTttcgtatctattacattttaacatttatttagaaccctgcaaatttttcgtgctaaattttcattttttactactttattattttttcttaaattgatgcttttattaaaattaatcctaattgtctgggtcaacagttcgtttcctcggaggatatggaaattcctattacccgtcagagaaataactccagcagctcaaaactatttcaacaaagacaaggttacctgcttaccagccgaattcagcgtcaacgctcacgtatgagagacactccaacacacacacacacacacacacttatatacatatatatatatatataatatatatatatatatatatatatatatatatatatatatatatatatatatatatatatatatataatgtgtgcattatgtggtcggttgagctgaaaatatgcagacctatgttaaaagtgctggcaagtttgcatgacaactattttttttcctcaaatgaaacgcGTGACCTcgaggacaaaattcctcatcttataaaatgtggacccgaatgaaatcgggttatattaaccaaaatgtgaaaaggggtctaaatggggctggaaggggattaaaatttaaaggagcgggtgtttatgaattctctgttacatcaatgcgttcttatatatatgtgtgtgtgtgtgttctatatataaatacgtatatataatgtatatatacaaagtgtatatatctgtatttatgtatattaaactttttaatactttttgatagttacgtaaagggaactggttgcttctttacactttttgggtgagagacagataattttctctgttaattacgtgaccaacaggggtctaacagggggaaattatgcctaaacatgagcgcagcgcatgtgaacatccgacgtgcTTTGAGTCGGGAGAAGAATTGAGCTGACGCAGATGTGTTGCAAAACAAGGGAGTACACGTGCAGAACAGAGGTGCATGAGTGCAATAGGGCTTGCTAGGCTGAAATACAGTGTACAGTATTGAATATGCCAGTGATTAATGTAGTAAGGCTGAGGCTGCCAGCCAGTGCTTGAGCTATTATATGCCTCGGTCGTGCAGGAACAAAAGTGTGGCATGCTGGCGCGTTGTAagggacaaacaactttctctatgtatgcgtgACCGACCTCGGGTCTTACAGAGATGAGTTGTGCTTACAAGGGCACGTtgagcatggaaaacaagcgACAAAGGCATGTGTGGCGTATGAATGTGACAGagatagcatttgtgtgtgtattaactgtgtgttcgtgtgtgcgacagaagtacaaacaaggtgtatgcggGCAAAACAAAATACAGCGCATAGGAAAAGTCTCTCAGGGTATTTCAGAcaagatggagttaatttaccagttcgtagtaaagtacataatagcagttcgttctgtaacaggatGTTCGGATCACAagtgcagatgccggttgaacacatgtcgtgtagcggttgtggcttcaatgctgtgccagGTTACATTggtacggcggcgagctggcagaaacgttaacatgccgggcgaaatgcttagcggtatttcgtctgcgttacgttgtgagttcaaattccgccgaggtcgactttgcctttcatcctttcggggtcgattcggcggcgagctggcagaaacgttaacatgccgggcgaaatgcttagcggtatttcgtctgcgttacgttgtgagttcaaattccgccgaggtcgactttgcctttcatcctttcgggctcaattaaataagtaccagttacgcactggggtcgatgtaatcgacttaatctccttgtctgtcctctctgtgtttagccccttgtgggtagtaaagaaataggttacattGGTACAGAAGATCTCGCAGGTAGTGCTGTGCTGTTAACCTCGGTGAAAATCATAACAGCGTGAAAGCTAAACCTGAATGAGTGCTATGTACATATTAGTGTTGCTGGAGATGAAGGCGACGGAGATGGAGACGACGTGAAGGTgaaggacgacgatggtgatggcgacggcAGAGAAAGGCGACGTTGAGATGAAGGCGTCGGTGGCGTTGCTGGTGTATGTTAGCGTCGTCATTGGCTGGAGCAGGAACATGACTGGCTGGTCTGGTCGTCTGCcgctggaactggaacat comes from the Octopus sinensis unplaced genomic scaffold, ASM634580v1 Contig19053, whole genome shotgun sequence genome and includes:
- the LOC118761997 gene encoding zinc finger protein 429-like; its protein translation is CAPLRSQKRVHTGEKPYHCDICGRSFSQMSNLTTHTYTHTGEKPFHCDICDKSFASNSVLTNHKCSHTGENPYQCNICGKSFSRTDTVTRHKRIHTGEKPYNCDICGKSFSQGGDVLKHKRTHTGEKPYHCTICGRSFSGSSDLINHKRIHTGEKPYHCNICGKSFSESSTLTRHKRIHKGEKPYFCNICYKAFSTNSHLISHKRIHTGEKPYHCYICGKSFSQSGVLSKHKRTHTGKKPHDCDIW